Below is a window of Gossypium hirsutum isolate 1008001.06 chromosome A12, Gossypium_hirsutum_v2.1, whole genome shotgun sequence DNA.
CCAAGTTTGGTATTTAGAAGTTAATGATAATGACaagtttgaatgatgtttatCATATGAATTAGTTTGTGGTATGCAATGGCTAAGGCATGATTTGTATTTGACTTGAGTTTAATGTTTCATTGGTGCCAataaaggcatattggttgtgTGTTTAGAtggttatatgaatgaattttggcTTTGAAATGTGTATGTTTTGAAATAGGTTTGAATGgtgtaaaatgaaattttaggTCACTTGTAGGAAAGGTATGAACATTGTTTCAAAAGGGTTATTTTGGCTGTACACAGTCTACCACACAACCGTGTACCACACATGGGTGGTTGACACGGCCGCATGCTCTGTATACACTGTCTCAATCCCTTACATGGCCTAGCTACAAGACCGTGTGAATGTTTGTAAATTTTACAATTAGGTTCAACATGACCATAGTTAGTTACACGGCCTGTTGACACAGTAGTGTAACCTTGATTACACAGCATAAGTCCATTACACGGTTTGAGGACATGACTGTGTGATATAGCCCACACGGCCTCAGCCTGTCATatagcctggccacacggtcgtatgacccatattttgtatttttacctatctttttgtaaaaatttcaaaatggtCCCAATTTGGTTTCAAGCTGGTTTAAGggctttcgtaagctcaattgAGACTTGAACTTGCTTGTAATGTATGTTAAACATAGACTTAACTCGCATGTattgatttattgaatattaCTGAGCAAAATGCACATGATTGGGTCTGTTTACTATTGTAGTATCTTCTAGCTCAGGGTCTGACAACTGgatcgggtaaagggtgttacattagtatgataaacttgaatcattaattaacttatttaggtccaaaaattttcattttggaaaatttttcattttttaactttctttatatattcatTAGAActatataaattttggaatttttaaaaattattttgaatttttgaaaaattattttttgtaatttttattaagagagaccaatttgctcattttcaaaattgacaaggaccaaaagggtatttacaccaatctgttattcaaattattcaagttattcgaattgtaaaatttaacttgacTCGAACTTGAAACtaaaattacttattcgagttgactcaaataactcaattcaattaactagaaatttaattttttttatttttttaattgaatcgaGTGTTACTCACAACTAGTTTGCAACCTCCAAAAATTCCCTGCATACCTTAAGAAATTGTtccaaaagaaaacaagaaagcTAAACAGTAAAGACTCCTTGGACGAAAAAAAGACGGAGATAAGCAATAACGATTCTCTACAAAGAAAAGGCAGAGATGAATAGTAATGATTCTTTGCCAAAATTGTCTCAAAAGAAAAGACGAAGATACATAGTAGAGATTCTCTACAAAAGTTTTGTAATTCAGGGAATATATTCCCTGTAATTGTAATAATAATCTGGAAAATAACAATTGTGTAAAGcgagaaaaaaatatttgtataatGCAACGAATCAGATTCTCCAACAAATGAGACAAGAACTCTCTATAAAAGACTCTCAATTTGACAATGAAAGACATGACTCAATATGGCAATGAAAGACATGACTCAATACACGACTCTAAAACTCTCTTGAGCAAAGTTTCTCTCCAAAAGTtccttaacttttaaaaatttaagtttttgttttaaaaattttaaatttagaacaaatcaaatttaaattttaaaaaatttaaaccttaaatttttaaagtcaaagGAGGACAAGTAATTCTAAGTTTtactttcaataaataaatatataagtcaATATATATTAAGTTTCAAGTCTAAGCTCAAAAAGAATCTTATttacttcaaaataaaaatagaacaattaaaaatgtagtcttatttgctttaaaataaaaaaaattaaattaaatttgaattgagtTGGGCTAGAGTTAGAGTTGGATCTTCTATTAAATTTTGGATTCGggtagattttttttcttaagagtTGGGGTCTAGGCAGATTGGTCAAGCTTCGAGTTTAGTTCGAGGTGGGCAAAAATCCACCTTACCCTATTGCCATCCCTGTTCttgtaactaaaaaaaatcataatcctAATGGGAACTATCTCTAGGTAGTGAACATTGCCTTAATCCCAAAACAAAGCCGGAAAATTTTATTGGGAGATcaaaagtaaattataaatgtatgagggatcaaaatgtTATTTTACTACttattaatttatattcttaTCATGTTTTAAGAGAAGTAATTTAATCAATTCTAGGGCTTAAAGTCCCTACCAGCTTCCTCTAATTTTGTCATTATTGAatccaaatcaaaaaccaaaataaagaggttattttattagtataattttgTTCATAATGTAAAATTGATGTACCAATAAATTAATttgctaaaatattaatttatccgAATATAAAAGGTATTTTTATGTAGCAAATCCTTGATCATTGTTCATGGTAGTTTTTTTTCTGCCAAGCAAATTTTTTTATACCATTGCTGGTACcaattttatttgaaaactaaTGTATGATTTAATACGTAAAACCTTTTGCCTTTTCTATTCATATTTGCATGGGATTGACTTTGTTGTATCGTCCATCAATTGAGTTGCACGATCCGTCTCGTTCTACCTTCCGGCAGTCCGATGAACAGTTCGGTCTCAACGTCCGAGCTTGGACTGCTTTCGTCATACGGTACATTGTCTTCTTGCTCGCTCAATCTTTTCCATGATTTTGTTCCACACTGAGACATGAACAACTTAAAAAGACAAATTAATGGTAGGTATAATGaatactaaaaaaatcaatgaGATAATCAATAACTGAACGTGCCAAAAATTTTGAGGTCTTTAATTAAAACcttctaaaaaaattcaagagtctaattaaaattttcaaaaaaaaaattaaggggttAATGAGCATTTTCCAAAATTCTGGgggtttgaaatttttaaaaattttgaaaaatctaattaaaaattttgaaaactttgaaaggattaattaaaatttttaaaattgaagggcctgattaattttttttttaaattttggaggGCGAACCCCTTTGGTtctattaaatagtaaataatattttttaaaccgtaaatgttaactttattaaatttcaattttgtatAGGGACTAAATAGTTTCACCCAATAATATTGTTTTACTTTAGACCTCACCTTTTCACAAAGCTTTTCATTTTCAGCAGCTAAGGCTTTCTCctgagccaaaaaaaaaaaaggtagttGTTAGCAAAAAGCTAACTCCAAAGGATTAATTGCACATAATGTTCTTAAATtattactcaaattttaaattactcctaaattttaaaattttttaatagagtttttaaaatattagtattgtATCAACAAATTATTTTCATTAGCCTCATTGTTTGTTTGTGCGTTACATTTTAGCTCCAATCTAACATTGAGTATATTTAAACtatatggattaaattttaaacatatctGAACCTATCGGATAGACAGCATAGATATGATATGTTCAAAGAAAACACAAacattccttttaaattttaatggcattatattgttttctttttcatatatcaATACAAGCTATCTATGCCGTATGTATACACgtgtttttaatatgattcatCTCAGATTCGAGCTAACATTTAATGCTCAAGCCGACGATAGATTAAATGAATGACCCGATTGATacaaattaaatactttaaataCTCAATCAAAACATTTTAAAGTCAACAACCAATTTAAAAGagttaattatacaaaatatcCAAAAAACTATGATCTTCATTCTAAATTGATCTCAAAActtcaaaacattctaattacatacttaaactatcgatgttatatcaattaggtccttCTATTATTGCAAtcgttaatttaaccattaaaagaCTTGTGAAATCTTATGTGACATAACTTAAAATGAAAATGTTAAAGATAAGTAAAATGTTGCCGCataactttcaaaattaaaaagtaaaaatatagtaaaatcgAAGAAAAATGGAAAGAGAACGATAGTTTCTGTAAAAACTTTGAAAACCTCAACGtccatttttctttaaatttttcattttaaattaatgtctcatttaacaattaaattaacgGTCTTAGTAACGAAAGGATCTTATTGATATAACACTAATAGTTTGAGGATGTAATTAAAATCTTTTAAAGCTCAAGGACCAATATAAAATGAGGGCCACAGTTTGGGGATGTTTGATGCAATAAACtcaatttaaatctaaatcacaATTTAATTCAGAACATTGTTGAAACCCAAAAGGTTTACCTTTTCTTTCAATTGTTCAATCTGGTCCCTGAAAATTTGTGTCTGAAAAAGTGAATAATAAGTGTTAAAATGTGTTTACATTTTCattgtataaattttttaaaagaagcaCTAAATATTAATAGTTTTCACAATCAAACCTTTCTTGCTCTGATGATGCTCACACTCTTTTGTAATTGCTGTTCTATCTCTTGTAATTCTTCAAGTGTGCATGAACCCAAATTCTCTCCAAGTAGTTTCCTATGGCCATTTTAGAATCAAATTTCAactatcttttttcttttgtctcagtccttgtatttttcaaaaacttgaaatttagcccctctactttttagattttaaagtttaaggtcAACTGTTAAcacttttaaattttgatttgacatttgaaataaaaaagcTTATTCACTTGGTAgcaatataattaaaaatgaggtaattaaccttaatttaacaaaaaaataacactgttaataattgaacttaaaatttaaattttgaaaaatagagagactaaatttcaaaatttttaagagTACATGGATTTATCTTATATTTTAACCCCAATATATATTTGTGGGGGGGGGGGGTTGAATCTTATAAAAAGACCAATACCTTCTTGAAATTTCAAGATCTTCTAATGTCTTCAACATGTTTGCTGATTCAGTCTTTAGATGCTGCCATTCTCAGTAAATATGCACcataaaaacatgaaattaataaCCTTgctatatatatgatttatatttgATAAACAAACGGTATATAATTTTATGCATTAGTGGTAAATTAGATGCTGCAATATCCAAGGGcaaattcaattttcttttaaggagatcaaattaaattataatttttttgtgagattaaagtgtaattttatattatattaacttataacTTCATCACTTTCGAAAagactaaataatttttttttcatttttagagaCACCAATGTGTGATTCTACCACAGAATAACTTTTAATCTATCATTTATTTGAGACTAGAAGATAAACTTTTCATTTGAGGGGGAGCAAAGCCCTACCTGTTTCCACCCAATTTGCCCCTAACAGCATCATCTAATTTATGGATTGCGTATAGAATTATGTACCGTGAATccatataagaaaaaaaatgcatataATTAATGGTGAATTTAGTTtctcaacttaaaaaaaaactcgaGAAGTTAATCCCTCTAttttaattcatcaaaatttgGTCCTCATACTTTTACAAAAACTCATAAATTAATCTAACTGGACAATAAtgttaaaccttaccaatttaTACATGACAATTAACAAAAACTAGCTATTCAAATTCATGTGTTTACTAACAAATGGAGGAGAATCTATATAAAGTAAAGAgatgaaaatcataaataaatctaTAATTAATTGCGTTAAGACATCAAAAACAAAAGACATGCTAACCTGCAGGTTTTGTTCAATTGGCTTATTGGTTTCGTTATCCTTTGTACGCCGCCTATAACGTTCTATAGTTTGCTGCATGCTAAATAAATGATATATCCAAATAGCAACACAAATCAATGCATGGAAAAACTTGTAACTAAAAACCAAACAATGTTTTAATTAGGACAGAAGCTACATGTATATAGGCATAAATGCAAAAAAAAcctcaaatataaaaaaaaagaagaagaagaagaagaagaagaaatgattAACTAAACAGTATCATTAAGCATTTCCACAATGAATttcaaaagatgaaagaaaatatCTATGTACATATTAAACATGACATAAACATTTTCAACAATGATCAGAGTTGTATATGAAATCATCTGTAGATCATTAATACATTAGGTAAACAAAGTTGACTAATGTTGCTGTCTTTTCTCTGAAGAAATTTTTGGATTTAAACATGAATAACAtccaattatatatttttctaataacactaatactacataaatagattaaaaaaaaacctacaaataaaataaccatttccaTATGATACTTCCAAGACACCCcttttattttagaaatatagTTTAAGAAAAAACATTGTTTTATATTGCAATAATACCAGTACATGATGAAAGGGATAGTACTACAAGGTTATCAGAAAATTGTACCCTTTTTTTCAAATAAACATTATTTTTCAAGCCAACACCATGTACaaggaaaattttaaagtttatctTTTAGGACAAGGTAcagtttaaatatttttggtttcACTTTTGGTTAGTCCTATAAACCGGCATCATTCTAGTCACTAAGTTGTTATAGTAATTAGGGATTAGTCATAAAATATAGTTTAATTTTGGTTCTTGGAAAAACCCCACATGAAAGAACAATGTTGTTGAGAGTATATAGCACTAAATGATGTGCGCAAGTGAGAGTTTTTATGGCAGAATCAAACaaccctaagtatgaaaattggTGCTGAACAGCAAATTAATTGAAAAGTGAGGGGggcttaaagaaaattattacTTACCTAGAGCTTGCAAATTCAAAGAGCTTGCCTCTAGGAGAGAAGATGATTAAAGCAACTTCAGCATCACAAAGAACTGATAGTTCAAAAGCTTTCTTTAGTAGCCCATTTCGTCGCTTTGAGAATGTAACTTGCCTGCTTGTATTGTTCTCTATGCGCCTCATTTGTGTTTTTCCCCTCACCATGATGAGGATCTTCGTTCCTTCAAAGccaacaaaacatatatatatgaattaccAAACAGGCATTAAAACAAACACATGGAAAACATAAGAatataaatgaacaaaaaaaaagaaaaacagtttTAAAAGAAGCAAATTATAAAACCCAGAAAACCCTTTTTTTCTTTACATGGATTTGTAAGAAGAAACTGAGGGTtttaagtatatatgtatatgcatatgtatatatgaaaatcaaaatcttaccaaattggCAAGCAAAGAACTTggaacttttttttttgcttaaatattACAGAAACCGAAAGGAAATCAGATCaagtaaacatttaaaacatgtagtttttttgtttttttgtgatCTGATCCTTTGAATAATCAAAAGAACAAAAACCCAGAAAgctaaaaatgaagaaaaatatccaggaaaaacccaaaaattagaattttattttttatggtgaTTGATTTGTTTTGGGGTTGTGTCCCTTTATTAGTCGCCACCATCAAAggaaaaaatttatataaaaaaaacgaCAAAACCCCACAAAACAtcatcctttcctttttcatctATCTTTTAAGCTATTTTTCCTCTCTTGTAAAAATTCTCTATATACAAACAATACAGGTGTAAAGCAAAgagcattatatatatatgtataaaatataatagagtttaaaaaggaaaagaaatcgCATTTGCGAATTTGATGTTTTTGCTTCTTATGGTAAACTCATTAATACAAAATCCAAAGATACTACAAACTTACATAaaaaagcaaaaggaaaaaaaaactactttactaaaaaaaatacaCCAAGTGGgtttaaaaagagaaagaaaagagattTTATAAACAAATACTTTTGtacttcaaataaaattttaatttttttataaataaaattatcttcttgaaaaagaagtaaaaaaaaaaatgggAAGTGGAGAGAGAGTATGGGACAAATATTTGGGGACAAGATAAGATTGTCCGTACAATTCCGTACATAGAAGACCAATTAGGTTTCGAAAACTCAATAagagataataaaaaattattattatttttattattattttctttgtcAAAAAccttaaaaagggaaaaaaggttttttgttttttggaagcttcttttaattttcttgtaagaactttttcatttttcatttttttaatatacattGTTTGGCTCTTTTacctaaatattataaaaataaattatttattaaaattatataaaatgaaCAATATTTTAGATTGCGCAAACCACTCGAAACTAAAAATCGAGATAAAAAACGGTTGGATCggtttatgaaattttttaaaatttattgtttttatgaaatttttaatttaattatgtttagacttacaatcaaattaattaaatcgagatattcatataaaaaaatgtgGTTTCTAATGTTATTTAATAAATGCTTAAGTAAGCAGTGTTTATACTTTATATacagtttaaattatttaataatgatttaaaatataatatttaaatttaaaaaatcgagATATTCACAACTCGATCGGctcactttttcttttatttagtttGGGTTTAGTTTTTCTTAATTTCGGGTTGGGTCGAATTGATCGGTTTCATCgttcaaaaactaaaattatgtataaaaaagtttatattaatattaatatattcttATAGTTAAATTTAACCATTCAAATTCGAGTTTCATCACATTTTGCGTTTGGGTTGAGTTAGcttgttaatttattaatgtaaaattttttaaagttattggttgttaaggtttttttttaaagttcgatTAGTGAATTTCGAGCAATAATTTGATGATCAGGTTAGTGATTCAATACAAATCGGCG
It encodes the following:
- the LOC107945628 gene encoding MADS-box protein SOC1-like isoform X2; the encoded protein is MVRGKTQMRRIENNTSRQVTFSKRRNGLLKKAFELSVLCDAEVALIIFSPRGKLFEFASSSMQQTIERYRRRTKDNETNKPIEQNLQHLKTESANMLKTLEDLEISRRKLLGENLGSCTLEELQEIEQQLQKSVSIIRARKTQIFRDQIEQLKEKEKALAAENEKLCEKCGTKSWKRLSEQEDNVPYDESSPSSDVETELFIGLPEGRTRRIVQLN
- the LOC107945628 gene encoding MADS-box protein SOC1-like isoform X1; this encodes MVRGKTQMRRIENNTSRQVTFSKRRNGLLKKAFELSVLCDAEVALIIFSPRGKLFEFASSSMQQTIERYRRRTKDNETNKPIEQNLQHLKTESANMLKTLEDLEISRRKLLGENLGSCTLEELQEIEQQLQKSVSIIRARKTQIFRDQIEQLKEKEKALAAENEKLCEKLFMSQCGTKSWKRLSEQEDNVPYDESSPSSDVETELFIGLPEGRTRRIVQLN